The sequence TGTGATTGTTTTGGATGAAGTTCATTATCTGAGCGACATATCTCGGGGTACGGTGTGGGAAGAGATAGTAAGTACAATTTTTTGCCCTCCCAAGATCTcatttattgtcaaaatttgGTTTTCACATTTTATTGTCATACAATGTAATCATTTATTTCAGGTTATATATTGCCCGAAAGAAGTTCAACTTATATGCTTGTCAGCAACAGTTGCAAATCCAGATGAGCTTGCTGGTTGGATTGGTCAGGTATTGTTATCTATGAGCTGACCTAGGCTTAATGTTTCGGACTTTGTGGGATCGTAATGATGCTTTATTGATACACGTTAGCTGCTAGAATTCCTTTGGAGAGTtgtctcattatcaatgttaTGGTGAGACCAGGTGGCAAATGTTGAGATAGCAAGATAGAAGCATCAAATCTGTTTCCAacgattttattattattattattttttttctttgggataAGTCAATAGTTGGGagaggggggatttgaaccctagacaTTTCCTTTGAAAACACCAGAAAGtactaattgagctacaaggctcttctTGGCTTCctacaattttttgtttactaCTTGGAATCAAGAATGGCATTTGTTTAATAAGAAATTCTTGGTGATTTTTTCTTGTGGTGAGTGAATGTTAGGAACATGTTAAGACACCAtctaatattaaaaacaaaatgaaatggCCTTGTCCAGCAGTTTGATATGCTCCTTTtcttcatttgaaaaaaaagacaagacTGTTACACAAATCACACCTGATATAGCCATGAGAATATTATTCATGCATTAGGTAATGACTTCTTGTGATTTGATCTTAAAATATGGGCTAAAGACCCATAATGCATGATGCGGCTCATATTTGTCAGAAATGTAAATAAACACAACGAAGGTTCACATTGAGTTAGCTGAGATGGGTTTCTTTGAATATTTGGCACAATGAAGGAATTTTGAGTTAGCAATGCCAATTTTCACTATTTTCCCTCTTTTGTTTCTGCGCGCACACAATCATATATTAGTTATCTGTATTTTTGTCAAAGGATTGCAATTTTAAAACCTATAGATTACAATCACAAGATAATCTCCACTGCTTTTTCTGTGAAGTAGGCAGCTCGAATTTTGAtgtattgagaaaatatttctGATCTTAGACCCATGATCTTTAAAATTGTCTCCTATATTCCTTGTTGGTTGATGGCTTGTCATTTCTTGCTGTTAATGCCCTCACTCAATTATTGGTTGACTCCAGCATCAGCAGATTGtcattacacacacacacacacacatatatatgataAGAAATTGTCATTACATATTGATTTCCCTATTGGGCTTGTGTTCTCAGAAAATCTTAATACATAAGTTATtgactttctttctcttctgcTTGTTTACTGATGCCAGCATTGGTTTCTAAATTATCTTGGGATGAGTGATGTATAGACTTGTGAGAGGATCAACTTTTTCTAATTTCATCCTGTTTCCAGATTCATGGCAAAACAGAGTTGGTAACATCATCAAAGCGACCAGTTCCATTGACTTGGCATTTCTCTATGAAGACCTCTTTGTTACCTCTTCTGGATGAGAAAGGAACTCGGAtgaataggttttttttttttttttaataatcctCTATCACTCTATTAATATTCTAACTTATAGTTTTCTCTAGATGAATACAAGAGTAGGGATGTCTTTAACTCCTTTATTTTATCTTCTTATGTAAATTTTTGGGGGCTCTGTGTAGCACAGACtagttggtatttttttttgttagactAGTTgctttggtttctttcttttctaaataGCATGTTTTAACTAAATACAGCAATGCTTGTACTGATATCACAGATTATATTTTGCCAATGGTTATTCAGTTAAACATTCTTGATGAAAGAGTGAGGTTTGGTTCAAATTTACCATAAATATATGGTATTCTATATGAAGAATATTGTCTTTGATTTTCCCTTCTTAATATTTTATGTCATCCCCTCGCTACTTCCCTCCTTTCAACCTATTCTTTGAACACTGTAGTGGGGACTTACTATTTTCaaccattttcattttctttcttctaaatTGGAACAGGAAGCTGTCACTCAATTATCTACAACTTAATGCTTCAGGAGTTAAATCTCACAAGGATGATGGGTCTAgaagaagaaattcaaaaaagcGTGGAAGTGATATGAGCTATGACAGTTTTGATACCACGTCTGGACAGCCTCCTCTTTCAAAGAATGacataaataatattaggcGTTCACAAGTATGGGTTCATTGCATCAGTTCTCTGacatatatctgtgtgtgttcgaaggaatttaatttgtatggGTTTATTGTATATTTTCATTATCTACCTGACTTGTAAATTTCCTGAATTAATTTTCAGGTTCCTCAAGTTATTGACACATTATTTCAGCTTAAGGCAAGGGACATGCTGCCAgcaatttggtttatttttagCAGGAAAGGATGTGATGCAGCTGTTCAGTATGTTGAAGATTGCAAGCTCTTAGATGAGTGTGAGACGAGTGAGGTTGAACTAGCCTTGAAGAGGTTCCGCATTAAGTATCCTGATGCTGTCAGGGAGACTGCTGTAAAAGGACTGCTGCAAGGGGTTGCTGCGCATCATGCTGGCTGTCTACCATTGTGGAAATCATTCATAGAAGAACTGTTTCAGCGAGGACTTGTGAAGGTTGTCTTTGCTACAGAAACGCTTGCTGCTGGAATCAATATGCCTGCTAGGACAGCTGTTATTTCATCCCTTAGCAAGAGAAGTGATAGTGGGCGAATCCAATTACGCTCAAATGAACTGCTTCAAATGGCAGGGCGTGCTGGACGTAGAGGCACTGATGAAAGGGGTCATGTAGTGCTTATTCAGACTCCTAATGAAGGTGCTGAAGAGTGCTGCAAGCTTCTATTTGCTGGAATCGAACCTCTTGTTTCGCAGTTTACTGCTTCATATGGTATGGTGCTGAATCTTCTGGCAGGTGCAAAAATTATTGGCAGATTAAATGAATCAGATGGCATGAAAGAAATACAAGAAGGACGTACTTTGGAAGAAGCTAGGAAGTTAGTTGAGCAAAGTTTTGGAAACTATGTTGGCAGCAATGTTATGCTTGCTGCAAAAGAGGAGCTTACTAgaatagagaaagagatagagatgcTGACTTTAGAAGTTAGTGATGACGCCATAGATAGAAAGAGCAGGAAGCTTTTATCAGAGGCAGCGTATAAGGAGATTGCAGATCTACAGGAAGAATTGAGGGCAGAAAAACGTCTTCGAACAGAACTGCGAAAAAGTATGGAATTGCAGAGAATTTCTGCTCTGAAACCTCTTCTAAAGGAGTTTGAAAATGGAAACCTACCTTTTTTGTGCCTGCACTATAAAGATTCCGAAGGAGTTGAGCACTCTCTCCCTGCTGTTTATTTGGGGAAGGTTGACTCACTCGACGGTTCAAAACTTAAGAACATGGTTTCTGCTGATGATTCTTTTGCACTAAACGTTGTTAAAACAGATTCAAATGTTAATGATTGTCAAGTGAACCTAGATGTTGAACCATCGTATTATGTGGCCCTTGGTTCAGATAACACATGGTATGTATTTACTGAAAAATGGATCAAAACAATTTACAGGACAGGCTTTCCTAACATTGCCCTAGCTCAAGGGGATGCTTTGCCTCGGGAAATTATGAGGATGCTTCTCGATAAGGAGGAAATGAAGTGGGAGAAGCTTACTGGTTCTGAACTTGGCTGTTTATGGCGGATGGAGGGATCTCTAGAGACATGGTCTTGGAGTTTAAATGTGCCAGTTTTGAGTAGTCTTTCTGAAAGTGATGAGCTGTTACAAATGTCAGAACCGTACTATGATGCTGTAGAACGTTATAAGGAACAAAGAAATAAAGTTGCACGTTTGAAGAAAAAGATAGCACGTTCAAAAGGCTTTAAAGAATATAAGAAAATCatagacatgaccaagtttacGGAGGAAAAGATTAAACGCTTGAAGACTAGATCAAAACGTTTGACTAATCGAATAGAGCAGATTGAACCATCTGGTTGGAAGGAGTTTGTGCAGATCAGCAATGTAATACATGAAACCAGGACGTTGGATATCAATACACATGTAATATTTCCTCTTGGTGAAACTGCAGCTGCAATTCGAGGAGAAAATGAACTTTGGCTAGCAATGGTTCTCCGAAATAAAATCCTGCTAAACCTAAAGCCTGCACAACTTGCCGCTGTTTGTGCAAGTTTGGTTTCTGAAGGTATTAAAGTTCGTCCTTGGAAAAATAACAGCTATATATATGAACCTTCCACAACTGTAATCAATGTAGTCAACTTCTTGGATGAGCAAAGAAACTCCCTTTTGCAACTTCAAGAAAAACACGGGGTAAATATATCATGCTGTCTGGATAGCCAATTTTCAGGTATGGTTGAAGCCTGGGCATCTGGGTTGACTTGGAGGGAAATGATGATGGATTGTGCAATGGATGAAGGAGATCTAGCACGCCTCTTACGACGGACTATTGATATATTAGCTCAGATTCCTAAATTGCCTGATATCGATACACTGCTGCAAAGCAATGCAAAGGCAGCATCCAATGTCATGGATCGTCCACCAATCAGTGAGCTGGCTGGATAATGTCCTAATGCTGCTAAACAGTATTGGTAAaatttgcaccttttttttcctataggatcaaaaattttctaaagCATTTGTAGATCAATTTAATgaattcaattcaaattttgGTGCCCTGAACCAGCTTCACTTATATGTGACATGTGGTTCATGTTACACGTGTACTACCAGCAAAAGGCCCATTTATACTGTATGTTTGATTCCCAGTAAAGGGAAGCCTTCGACACTGAATTTTGTACCCATCAACCCCAAAAGGAATGTTGGCTGCACAAATGCAACTACTCAGATATACATCACTGCCAGGGTTGTGCATTGTTTGCTACTTGCTAATTTTTAAAGACCAGGTAAATTTTAGACTCAGTTAAAATACAGAAATCTGTGTTGGTTCTTAGATTCTTTTGAGTTTCACTTCTTGAATCTAATTTTTTAGTGCAATGATATTGTCACACTTGTCAAATGTTTTGTCAGtgcaattttaattttcttctgaTATATGGAAGTGGTCCTTTGGCCAGACTATTCCCAAATGCTGTCAGCTGAAGATGCAAACTTACTTGCTACTTGTAAGTGAAAGGGGACATTTCAAGACAGCCATTTTTGATGATACAGTTATTAGTGTCTTTACTGCTATGTTTGGTAAAATGGAGAGAGAGGTGGAAGAGAAATGGAAAGGGAGAGGGGGAAGGGAAAGTAAGGTTATTTTTTCTTTAGGGGT comes from Castanea sativa cultivar Marrone di Chiusa Pesio chromosome 3, ASM4071231v1 and encodes:
- the LOC142628017 gene encoding DExH-box ATP-dependent RNA helicase DExH15 chloroplastic, whose translation is MNTLSILSFSILTSSALYKTTLFPQTFISSQTLGFCSPKSLRTRLPNSPRFKASFNSPGSLYPIEPQLSDDEEEEEEEEEEEEDEDDDDDDVAADEYDVVSGEVSDGVGVGVEVELSDDEIGGASTAVETEVLTRHEEFKWQRVERLCNEVKLFGEDIIDVDELASIHDFRIDKFQRLAIQAFLRGSSVVVSAPTSSGKTLIAEAAAVATVARGRRIFYTTPLKALSNQKFREFRETFGDSNVGLLTGDSAVNKDAQVLIMTTEILRNMLYQSVGKISSDSGLFHVDVIVLDEVHYLSDISRGTVWEEIVIYCPKEVQLICLSATVANPDELAGWIGQIHGKTELVTSSKRPVPLTWHFSMKTSLLPLLDEKGTRMNRKLSLNYLQLNASGVKSHKDDGSRRRNSKKRGSDMSYDSFDTTSGQPPLSKNDINNIRRSQVPQVIDTLFQLKARDMLPAIWFIFSRKGCDAAVQYVEDCKLLDECETSEVELALKRFRIKYPDAVRETAVKGLLQGVAAHHAGCLPLWKSFIEELFQRGLVKVVFATETLAAGINMPARTAVISSLSKRSDSGRIQLRSNELLQMAGRAGRRGTDERGHVVLIQTPNEGAEECCKLLFAGIEPLVSQFTASYGMVLNLLAGAKIIGRLNESDGMKEIQEGRTLEEARKLVEQSFGNYVGSNVMLAAKEELTRIEKEIEMLTLEVSDDAIDRKSRKLLSEAAYKEIADLQEELRAEKRLRTELRKSMELQRISALKPLLKEFENGNLPFLCLHYKDSEGVEHSLPAVYLGKVDSLDGSKLKNMVSADDSFALNVVKTDSNVNDCQVNLDVEPSYYVALGSDNTWYVFTEKWIKTIYRTGFPNIALAQGDALPREIMRMLLDKEEMKWEKLTGSELGCLWRMEGSLETWSWSLNVPVLSSLSESDELLQMSEPYYDAVERYKEQRNKVARLKKKIARSKGFKEYKKIIDMTKFTEEKIKRLKTRSKRLTNRIEQIEPSGWKEFVQISNVIHETRTLDINTHVIFPLGETAAAIRGENELWLAMVLRNKILLNLKPAQLAAVCASLVSEGIKVRPWKNNSYIYEPSTTVINVVNFLDEQRNSLLQLQEKHGVNISCCLDSQFSGMVEAWASGLTWREMMMDCAMDEGDLARLLRRTIDILAQIPKLPDIDTLLQSNAKAASNVMDRPPISELAG